One Primulina huaijiensis isolate GDHJ02 chromosome 8, ASM1229523v2, whole genome shotgun sequence genomic region harbors:
- the LOC140983229 gene encoding uncharacterized protein — protein sequence MTTSRRFADRKIEKFDKNITKRGAVYETSTKKGNNYPVGPILLGFFIFVVIGSSLFQIIRTATSGGMA from the exons ATG ACAACGTCAAGGAGGTTTGCCGACAGGAAGATAGAGAAGTTTGACAAGAATATTACCAAGCGTGGTGCAGTCTATGAAACTAGCACAAAGAAGGGAAACAACTACCCTGTTGGCCCTATCTTGCTGGGGTTTTTCATTTTCGTTGTTATTGGATCAT CGCTGTTTCAGATAATCAGGACAGCTACAAGTGGAGGGATGGCTTAA